From Woronichinia naegeliana WA131, the proteins below share one genomic window:
- a CDS encoding DUF3148 domain-containing protein: protein MSEINVGGKVRLIAIPPYLKTADPMPMLRPPDLLSIDDIGTVIDRRPGGYWVVKFDQGSFLLDSKYLGLAE, encoded by the coding sequence ATGAGTGAAATTAACGTCGGGGGAAAAGTCCGTCTGATTGCCATTCCCCCTTACCTGAAAACTGCCGATCCCATGCCTATGTTACGGCCGCCGGATCTGCTCAGTATCGACGATATAGGCACAGTTATAGATCGCCGGCCGGGGGGTTATTGGGTGGTAAAATTCGATCAAGGCTCATTTCTGCTCGATAGCAAATATT